The genomic interval TGATACTTTGTAAGAAAAATATGGAAGGACAGGTCTATCCAAAACAAAATAAAGATCAGCTCCTTGTATTTGTACATAATCCAAGGTTAGAATTTACCAGGATTGCAAAAAAAATTAACCGTAATCATAGTTCACCCAAAGTAGGTATATCTTCAAGTTCTGTTATAGCTGGTTCAGCCAAAATAGGTAGAGATTGTTATATTGGAGACCACGTAGTCATAGGAGAAGATTGCATAATAGGAGACAATTCCAAAATAGAATCAAAAGTAAATTTACAAAATTGTATAATAGGTAATGACTGCATAATTCAACCAAATACAACAATAGGTTCTGATGGTTTTGCATTTGAAAGAGATAGTGATACATTAGAATTAGAAAAATTTCCTCATTATGGTAAGGTAATAATAGAAAATGATGTAGAAATCTATGCCAACTGTTCTATTGCGAGAGGTTCTTTATCTGATACAATAATAGGGCAAGGAACCAAGATTGATGCTTTATGTCATGTCGCTCATAATGTAAGTATTGGAAAAAATACTGAATTGACTGCAGGGACAATAATAGGTGGAAGCACCACAATAGGCAACAACTGCTGGCTTGGTTTAAACAGCACCATAAAAAACAAGTTAAAAATAGGAAACAAGGTAATTGTTGGCTCTGGTAGTTCAGTAATAAACGATATTGATGACGAAGATATAGTAGCAGGTGTTCCAGCTAAATCAATAAAAAGAAAGATTACTGCAAACAAAGAAAAACTCTTTTTGATGGCTGGACAGGAAGAAGATGTAATTTGCTCTGATAATTAGGCAGATCTACTTGCATTGATAAACAAATATCCAAATTCTATTCTTTAAGAAATTCATTATCAAGTAGCTTAATTTTGGAAAAGACTAAGCCAATTTGACAAATTGCTGTCTTCGATATCGGGATCATGTCACTCTTGTAACCAAGTGTTGATGAGAAATAGTCAATCGTTTGTTAATAATTAACCAAACTCACTGGTTATTCGTCGGTATCCTCTTCGCGCCTTTTACCAACTTTTGGAATCCGTGGTACAATGAGCGCGAATGCTATTGAAATTATCGCAATAAAGTAAAAATTAAAACCTATTGCCATGCCGATAGCTCCTGAAAACCAAATACTTGCGGCCGTGGTTAAATTTACTACTTTCTTACTTGAAGGACTATCTATTTCTTTGTTATCAAACAACTCTCCCTTTAATATTATTCCAGCTCCTAAGAATCCAATGCCTGTTACAATCTGTGCAGCAATTCTTGATGTAGAATTTGGATCGACCAATGCCGAAATATAGGTAAAAATCATTGAACCTCCTATAACAAAGCAATGTGTGCCTATACCTGCTGCCTTACCCTTCGATTCCCTTTCTGCACCAATCAAGAACCCTGCAAGTAGAGATAATCCCATATCCAGAGCAAAATCAAACTCGTTTATGTTGAATACCCCAGTGACCATTTACTTCTATTACTAATAGCATATAGTACCATATAACCACAATATCTCTCTGCAATCAATCCGTAAAAAGTGTCTTGACTAAAGAATTTGAGGGTCTTACAAATTAGTGTGGACATGTGATTTATATAAATGGTGAGAAATTTTGTAGCTTGTGTTTCCATAATTCATATAGTTTCAAATTGTTTCTTTCGGTCGGATGATTAATAGCAATCAAGAAAAAATGAAAAAAAATTAAAACTACAAACATTTATCATTAACTAACGCATCAAAATTTTGTGGTCTTTGACACTCCAAAAAATAAATATCTAAAGTATACTGATATCCTTCATTGTGCATTTGAATTCTATAGAGACACTGTAAGAAAGGAAATTAAAAATGAACGTGAAAATAGTAATAACTTTGCAGTTATTGATTTCTTCGACAGGATTGAAAAGTCATTGAACAAGGTTAAAGACTATTATATACAACAGATTGGTAACATACTAAAGACTGATCATGATCCCAATAAACATCCTAATATTGGTATTCTTAGGAGTGTCCTTTTTGTCTATGATAAAGATCTTGAACGATGTAAAGAATTGGTGAATCGACAGTACAATCTATATCCTGTGGGCGAAGGCTCAATAAAAGAAAAATCTGACTTAGTTAAGGAATTATTAGAAAGGATTGTTCAAAAACCTTCTTCCTCCTCCTCCACTTCTTCCACCCAATCATGATTCTCAGAATCTCAAATTTTTAATTCCAATTAATTTAGAATTTTGTATTCTGATATTTAAAAAAATTTACTGGAAATCAATAATCCAACCAAAATTAGAATTCCAATGAAAAAGAGTTATTGAATGTCTATTCACATCCACCTAGAGACCCCTGGTTTCAATTGCGTGGCAATTAGGGCATAGAGCTTGACAATTTTTTTGTCTATTATCTGATCTGTCTCCATTCTTGTGATGAAAATCAACAACTGTTAAAATTTTTCGGCAATGGTCACACTTGTTATCCTGTTTCTCAAGAACATTAGATCTAATCAACTGAGTAAAACCCTTTCTTTCCGTGGACCTTTTACTTTCAGTCCTCCAAATAGATTTCAGTGTTATTCCTATGAGTATGAGGGTGAACAGCACAAACAATAATGATGGTTTGTAAAAGAGGCCAACTATTTCAACAACTGATAGTGAAGATAACTGTAGTTGAATCAAATCTCTAAATTCGTAAATTAGGCCTGGCAAAAATGAAAATGATTGGTCTACAATAGTAATTTGCTCTATACATAAACCTTGCTCTGGATTCAAGCTATTGAATTCTTGATGCAGATCCGATATCAAAGAATTTCTAATGTAAAAAACGTAATCATCCATCATTATTGAAGAAGTGGTCTTAATACAGTTAATTTCAGGGGCTAGTAAAATGTTACCATAAACCAATATTGCGTTGATAAAAATTACAGCTAAAAGACTAACAGTAATTATAATGAAAAATTGAACCTGTTTTGTACATTTGAAAGTTATATTACTGTAGTATATCAAAAAATAACATAACATCTTTAATAATGATTATTGATACCAATCACTAGTGAAATGTTATCTATGAAATTTTGGTAATTAATTTCTAAAACAATATTCTAACCATTCTGGGTGTAATAGAATAAATATTTCTTGTCATCCGAATGTTGAGTTAGGTAAATTTTATGATATTCGATAGGATGAAAATTTGAATTCATACTTCGAAATTTAAACGAAATATGGTAAGGTAAAGTATTTTTATATTATTTATTCGTGCAAAGATTTCATGCTTTCGGGAGTTCTTTCTGGAAATCTAAAAAGCAAATAATTAAAATGATTATAGAAGACTTTGATTTACCTATTTGACAAAAAGAGGGTTAAGGTTCTTCTGGTGAAGATCCTTGATTGACACTAATTGTATTTATGATTTCACACGAGTGTGCTTCG from Candidatus Nitrosocosmicus hydrocola carries:
- a CDS encoding UDP-3-O-(3-hydroxymyristoyl)glucosamine N-acyltransferase, yielding MVQWTVESLLQHLDDSNYSIEGQKSKLKSKSIKSVSSLYHGTSADVSFCQTDDVDRGILSITRSNAGMILCKKNMEGQVYPKQNKDQLLVFVHNPRLEFTRIAKKINRNHSSPKVGISSSSVIAGSAKIGRDCYIGDHVVIGEDCIIGDNSKIESKVNLQNCIIGNDCIIQPNTTIGSDGFAFERDSDTLELEKFPHYGKVIIENDVEIYANCSIARGSLSDTIIGQGTKIDALCHVAHNVSIGKNTELTAGTIIGGSTTIGNNCWLGLNSTIKNKLKIGNKVIVGSGSSVINDIDDEDIVAGVPAKSIKRKITANKEKLFLMAGQEEDVICSDN
- a CDS encoding MgtC/SapB family protein, producing the protein MVTGVFNINEFDFALDMGLSLLAGFLIGAERESKGKAAGIGTHCFVIGGSMIFTYISALVDPNSTSRIAAQIVTGIGFLGAGIILKGELFDNKEIDSPSSKKVVNLTTAASIWFSGAIGMAIGFNFYFIAIISIAFALIVPRIPKVGKRREEDTDE
- a CDS encoding HNH endonuclease is translated as MVYGNILLAPEINCIKTTSSIMMDDYVFYIRNSLISDLHQEFNSLNPEQGLCIEQITIVDQSFSFLPGLIYEFRDLIQLQLSSLSVVEIVGLFYKPSLLFVLFTLILIGITLKSIWRTESKRSTERKGFTQLIRSNVLEKQDNKCDHCRKILTVVDFHHKNGDRSDNRQKNCQALCPNCHAIETRGL